The proteins below come from a single Mycobacterium parmense genomic window:
- the nudC gene encoding NAD(+) diphosphatase — MAFADLRLREVPLLSRVGADRADQLRTDVDAAAAGWPDAALLRVDSRNQVLVADSRVVLGAAATLADKPPPEAVFLGRLDSGRHVWAIRGPLEAPEDAGVHAEVVNLRGLASDLDDTSSQLVSSAVALLNWHDKARYSSVDGSPTRPARAGWSRVNPVTGHEEFPRIDPAVICLVHDGADRAVLARQAVWPERMFSLLAGFVEAGESFEVCVAREIREEIGLTVRDVRYLGSQPWPFPRSLMVGFHAVADPAEDFAFNDGEIAEAAWFTRDEVRAALAAGDWATASDSKLLLPGSISIARVIIESWAESD, encoded by the coding sequence GTGGCCTTCGCGGATTTGCGGTTGCGGGAGGTTCCGCTGCTGTCGCGCGTCGGCGCCGACCGCGCCGATCAGCTACGCACGGACGTCGACGCGGCGGCCGCGGGCTGGCCGGATGCGGCGCTGCTGCGAGTGGATTCGCGCAACCAGGTGCTCGTCGCCGACTCGCGGGTGGTGCTCGGTGCCGCGGCGACGCTGGCGGACAAGCCTCCGCCGGAGGCGGTGTTTCTGGGCCGGCTGGACAGCGGCCGGCACGTGTGGGCCATCCGGGGACCGCTGGAAGCGCCCGAGGACGCCGGCGTGCACGCCGAGGTGGTGAACCTGCGCGGCCTCGCCTCGGACCTCGACGACACCAGCAGCCAGTTGGTGTCGTCGGCCGTCGCGCTGCTCAATTGGCATGACAAGGCCAGGTACAGCTCGGTGGACGGCTCGCCGACGCGTCCCGCGCGGGCGGGCTGGTCGCGCGTCAACCCGGTCACCGGGCACGAGGAGTTCCCGCGCATCGATCCCGCGGTGATCTGCCTGGTGCACGACGGCGCCGACCGCGCCGTTCTGGCGCGCCAGGCTGTGTGGCCCGAGCGGATGTTCTCGCTGCTGGCCGGATTTGTCGAAGCCGGGGAGTCTTTCGAGGTGTGTGTGGCCCGGGAGATTCGCGAGGAGATCGGCCTGACGGTCCGCGACGTGCGCTATCTGGGCAGCCAGCCGTGGCCGTTTCCGCGTTCGCTGATGGTCGGCTTCCATGCCGTCGCCGACCCGGCCGAAGATTTCGCGTTCAACGACGGAGAGATTGCCGAGGCGGCGTGGTTCACCCGCGACGAGGTGCGCGCCGCGCTCGCCGCGGGTGACTGGGCCACCGCCTCGGACTCGAAACTGCTTCTGCCCGGGTCGATTTCGATCGCCCGTGTGATAATCGAATCGTGGGCCGAAAGCGACTGA
- a CDS encoding ATP-dependent helicase, translating to MSYTWDAEARAVLAPGFRGLVRVLGGPGTGKSSLLVEAAVAQIDAGVDPGSVLLLTGSGRLGIRERGALTAKLLGSRPDGPCRAAVREPLVRTVHSYAYAVLRRAAERAGDAPPRLVTSAEQDAIIRELLAGDLEDGPRAASGWPAQLRPALGTAGFAAELRNLLARCSERGVDPQRLERLGRRCRRPDWTAAGRFARQYEQVMLLRSAVGTASPQATTPALGAAELVGAALEAFAMDPELLAAERARIRVLLVDDAQQLDPQAARLVRVLAAGAELALIAGDPNQAVFGFRGGEPAGLLGDGFGESDSGTVVLTVSRRCAPAVARVVSGVAGRLPGSGTGRRIDGAGAEDGSVTVRLAASEHAEAALIADALRRAHLVDGVPWSQMAVIVRSVPRAGARLPRALSAAGVPVACPRVSGSLWEEPAARALLMVLAATADGLDGDQAMALLTGPIGRVDPISLRQLRRALLRANPAQPPGDLGGLLVDALRGDAPARGPQFRAVHRVRAVLDAAARCHRGGPQTPPHGGDPRHTLWAAWHRCGLQRRWLAASERGGPVGAQATRNLAAVTALFDIADDYVSRTAGASLRGLVEHVAALRLPGAPTETGPAGEEVRVLSAHAALGHEWDFVVIAGLQEGLWPNTVPRGGVLATQRLLDVLDGVTPDASVRAPLLAEERRLLVAAMGRARRRLLVTAVDSDDGGADQEGALPSAFFSEIARWAGGDGEPAFVQPVAAPRVLSSAALVGRLRGVVCAPDGSVDDVTRQCAATQLARLATAGVPGADPAGWHGLTPVSTSEPLRGREDVVTLTPSTLQTLTDCPLRWLAERHGATNPRDLRSTIGSVVHALIAEPDKTEAQLLAGLDRAWKHLPFDAQWHSANELARHRAMIEAFAHWRTRTRGELTQVGVEVEIDGSLGAAGEDGGQIRLRGRVDRLERDAAGRLVIVDVKTGRTPVTKDDAQQHAQLAMYQLAVAEGMVADGREPGGARLVYVGKAGSAGATEREQDPLTPAARDEWRDAVRAAAAATAGPQFVARRNDGCAHCPIRSCCPAHTNGTEPQ from the coding sequence ATGTCATACACCTGGGATGCCGAGGCGCGTGCGGTCCTGGCGCCGGGGTTCCGCGGGCTGGTGCGCGTCCTCGGCGGCCCCGGAACGGGCAAGAGCAGCCTGCTCGTCGAGGCCGCAGTCGCCCAGATCGACGCCGGTGTGGACCCGGGATCGGTTCTGCTGCTCACGGGTTCGGGCCGGCTGGGGATCCGCGAGCGCGGCGCGCTGACGGCGAAGCTGCTCGGCTCGCGCCCGGACGGCCCGTGCCGTGCCGCCGTTCGCGAGCCGCTGGTGCGCACGGTGCACAGCTACGCCTACGCGGTGCTGCGCCGCGCGGCCGAACGGGCCGGTGACGCGCCCCCGCGGCTGGTCACCAGCGCCGAACAGGACGCCATCATCCGTGAATTGCTCGCCGGCGATCTCGAGGACGGCCCCCGCGCGGCCAGCGGGTGGCCGGCTCAGCTGCGGCCGGCCCTGGGCACCGCGGGCTTCGCCGCCGAACTGCGAAACCTGTTGGCCCGCTGCTCTGAACGCGGCGTCGACCCTCAGCGGCTGGAACGGCTCGGGCGTCGGTGCCGCCGCCCGGATTGGACGGCCGCGGGCCGGTTCGCGCGTCAGTACGAGCAGGTGATGCTGCTGCGCTCGGCGGTCGGGACGGCGTCGCCGCAGGCGACCACCCCCGCGTTGGGTGCCGCCGAGCTGGTGGGCGCCGCACTCGAGGCGTTCGCGATGGACCCGGAGTTGCTGGCGGCCGAACGCGCCCGGATCCGCGTCTTGCTGGTCGACGATGCCCAGCAGCTCGACCCGCAGGCGGCCCGCCTGGTGCGGGTGCTGGCAGCGGGCGCGGAGCTGGCGTTGATCGCCGGCGACCCCAACCAGGCGGTGTTCGGCTTCCGGGGTGGGGAACCCGCCGGACTGCTGGGTGATGGCTTTGGTGAAAGCGATTCTGGCACAGTGGTATTGACGGTATCGCGGCGCTGTGCGCCGGCGGTGGCGCGGGTGGTCAGCGGCGTCGCAGGTCGGTTGCCGGGCAGCGGCACCGGCAGGCGCATCGACGGCGCCGGGGCCGAGGACGGGTCCGTCACGGTTCGCCTCGCCGCGTCGGAGCACGCCGAGGCGGCGCTGATCGCCGACGCGCTGCGGCGCGCACACCTGGTCGACGGCGTGCCGTGGTCGCAGATGGCGGTCATTGTCCGGTCGGTGCCGCGGGCCGGTGCGCGGTTGCCGCGGGCCCTGTCCGCCGCCGGGGTCCCGGTGGCCTGCCCACGAGTCAGCGGATCGCTGTGGGAGGAGCCCGCGGCACGGGCGTTGCTCATGGTGCTGGCGGCCACCGCCGACGGGCTCGACGGCGACCAGGCGATGGCCCTGCTGACCGGGCCCATCGGCCGCGTCGACCCGATCTCGTTGCGGCAGTTACGCAGGGCGCTGCTGCGCGCCAACCCCGCACAGCCGCCGGGCGACCTCGGCGGCCTGCTGGTCGACGCGCTGCGCGGCGACGCGCCGGCACGGGGACCGCAGTTTCGCGCCGTGCACCGGGTGCGCGCCGTTCTCGACGCGGCCGCGCGCTGCCATCGTGGGGGGCCGCAGACACCGCCCCACGGCGGCGACCCGCGCCACACGCTCTGGGCGGCTTGGCACCGCTGCGGCCTGCAGCGGCGCTGGCTGGCGGCGAGTGAGCGCGGTGGCCCGGTCGGCGCCCAGGCCACCCGGAACCTCGCCGCGGTGACCGCATTGTTCGACATCGCCGACGACTATGTGTCCCGCACCGCGGGGGCGTCGCTGCGCGGCCTCGTCGAGCACGTCGCCGCCCTGCGGCTGCCGGGCGCCCCCACCGAGACGGGGCCGGCGGGCGAGGAGGTCAGGGTGCTCAGCGCGCACGCCGCGCTGGGACACGAATGGGACTTCGTCGTCATCGCCGGCCTGCAGGAAGGTTTGTGGCCCAACACGGTTCCGCGCGGCGGCGTGTTGGCCACGCAGCGGCTGCTCGACGTGCTGGACGGGGTGACACCCGACGCCTCGGTGCGCGCGCCACTGCTGGCCGAGGAGCGCAGGCTTCTGGTGGCGGCGATGGGCCGGGCGCGGCGCCGGTTGCTGGTGACGGCCGTCGACAGCGACGACGGCGGGGCCGACCAGGAGGGCGCGCTGCCGTCGGCGTTCTTCTCCGAGATCGCGCGGTGGGCCGGCGGTGACGGCGAGCCGGCCTTCGTGCAGCCGGTCGCGGCGCCGCGGGTGTTGTCGTCGGCGGCGCTGGTGGGGCGGCTGCGCGGCGTCGTGTGCGCTCCCGACGGGAGCGTCGACGACGTCACCCGGCAGTGCGCGGCAACACAATTGGCCCGGCTGGCCACAGCCGGCGTGCCGGGCGCCGACCCGGCCGGCTGGCACGGCCTGACGCCGGTGAGCACCAGCGAACCGCTGCGCGGCCGCGAGGACGTCGTCACGCTCACCCCTTCTACCCTGCAGACTCTGACCGACTGCCCGTTGCGCTGGCTGGCCGAACGTCACGGCGCAACGAACCCGCGCGACCTGCGGTCCACCATCGGCTCGGTGGTGCACGCGCTGATCGCCGAACCGGACAAGACCGAGGCGCAGCTGCTCGCCGGGCTCGACCGGGCCTGGAAGCATCTGCCGTTCGACGCGCAGTGGCATTCGGCCAACGAGCTGGCCCGTCACCGCGCGATGATCGAGGCCTTCGCACACTGGCGGACGCGCACGCGGGGTGAGTTGACCCAGGTGGGAGTCGAGGTCGAGATCGACGGGAGCCTGGGTGCGGCGGGAGAAGACGGCGGGCAGATCCGGCTGCGGGGCCGCGTCGACCGGCTGGAACGCGATGCGGCGGGCCGCCTGGTGATCGTCGACGTCAAGACCGGCAGGACACCGGTCACCAAGGACGACGCGCAGCAGCACGCCCAGCTCGCGATGTACCAGCTGGCGGTGGCCGAGGGGATGGTCGCCGACGGCCGGGAGCCCGGCGGGGCGCGGCTGGTCTACGTCGGCAAGGCCGGGTCGGCGGGGGCCACCGAACGCGAACAGGATCCGCTGACACCCGCGGCACGGGACGAATGGCGCGACGCGGTCCGGGCGGCCGCCGCGGCGACCGCGGGGCCGCAGTTCGTCGCGCGGCGCAACGACGGTTGCGCGCACTGCCCGATACGGTCATGCTGCCCGGCCCATACCAACGGGACGGAACCGCAGTGA
- a CDS encoding MGMT family protein, whose translation MAPITDEQVESVRALVAAIPPGNVVTYGDIAAVAGLSSPRIVGWIMRTDSSDLPWHRVITASGRPARHLRARQLELLRAEGVLAVDGKVALGEFRYEFPPGR comes from the coding sequence ATGGCGCCGATCACCGACGAACAGGTCGAGAGCGTGCGCGCTCTGGTCGCCGCGATCCCGCCGGGCAACGTCGTCACGTACGGCGATATCGCCGCTGTGGCAGGGCTTTCCAGTCCGCGCATCGTCGGATGGATCATGCGGACCGACTCCTCGGACCTGCCCTGGCACCGGGTGATCACCGCGAGCGGCCGGCCCGCGCGCCATCTGAGGGCCCGCCAGCTGGAACTGCTGCGCGCCGAGGGGGTGCTCGCCGTGGACGGCAAGGTCGCGCTCGGCGAATTCCGTTACGAATTCCCGCCCGGGCGCTAG
- a CDS encoding TIGR02569 family protein, producing the protein MNVEPPPDHVLSAFGLTGVKPVSLGPSWEGGWRCGEVVMSLVPDHARAAWSARVRETLFVDGIRLARPVRSTDGRYVVSGWRADTFVAGTPEPRHDEVVSAAVRLHEATGKLERPRFLTQGPTAPWGDVDIFIAADRAAWEERPLASVPPGARTAPPTADAERSVELINQLAMLRKPTKSPNQLVHGDLYGTVLFVGTAAPGITDITPYWRPASWAAGVVVVDALSWGEADDGLIERWNALPEWPQMLLRALIFRLAVHALHPRSTAEAFPGLARTAAMIRLML; encoded by the coding sequence GTGAATGTCGAGCCACCGCCGGATCATGTGCTGTCGGCGTTCGGCCTGACCGGCGTCAAACCGGTGTCCCTGGGGCCCAGCTGGGAAGGCGGCTGGCGATGCGGGGAGGTCGTCATGTCCCTGGTGCCCGACCACGCCCGCGCGGCCTGGTCGGCCCGGGTGCGCGAGACGCTGTTCGTCGACGGCATCCGGCTGGCGCGCCCGGTGCGCTCGACCGACGGGCGCTACGTGGTGTCCGGCTGGCGCGCGGACACGTTCGTCGCCGGCACGCCGGAGCCCAGGCATGACGAAGTCGTCTCCGCGGCGGTCCGCCTGCACGAGGCGACCGGCAAGCTGGAACGCCCCCGGTTTCTGACCCAGGGGCCGACCGCGCCGTGGGGCGACGTCGACATCTTCATCGCGGCCGACCGTGCCGCGTGGGAGGAACGACCGTTGGCCTCGGTGCCGCCGGGCGCCCGCACGGCCCCACCCACGGCCGACGCCGAGCGCTCGGTCGAGCTGATCAACCAGCTCGCCATGCTGCGCAAACCCACCAAGAGCCCCAACCAGCTCGTGCACGGCGACCTCTACGGCACCGTGCTGTTCGTGGGCACCGCGGCGCCGGGGATCACCGACATCACGCCGTACTGGCGCCCTGCATCGTGGGCGGCCGGTGTCGTCGTCGTCGACGCGCTGTCCTGGGGTGAGGCCGACGACGGTCTCATCGAGCGGTGGAACGCGCTGCCGGAATGGCCGCAGATGCTGTTGCGGGCGTTGATTTTTCGTCTGGCCGTGCATGCGCTGCACCCGCGGTCGACCGCCGAGGCTTTCCCGGGCCTGGCCCGCACCGCGGCCATGATCCGCCTGATGCTCTAG
- a CDS encoding ATP-dependent helicase: MLPGPYQRDGTAVSFAPTHSPADLAGALGLFPPTAEQAAVIAAPPGPLVVIAGAGAGKTETMAARVVWLVANGYADPGQVLGLTFTRKAAGQLLRRVRSRLARLSGLNLDRRAATDFESAGAPAVSTYHAFAGSLLRDYGLLLPVEPDTRLLGETELWQLALDVVSAYRGELRTDKTPAAVTSMVLRLWGQLTEHLVDTRQLRDTHVELERLIHTLPAGPCQRDRGPSQWLLRLLDTQTQRAQLVPLLDALQERMRAAKVMDFGMQMASAARLAADFPEVGEEVRGRYRVVLLDEYQDTGYAQRVALSALFGGGVDDGLALTAVGDPIQSIYGWRGASATNLPRFTTDFPRSDGTPAPALELRTSWRNPPRTLHVANAISAEARRRSVAVHALRPRPGAPPGTVRCALLADVRTEREWIADQVHRQYQRARADGVEPPTAAVLVRRNADAAPVAEALRARGIPVEVVGLAGLLSIPEVADVVAMLRLVADPAAGAAALRVLTGPRWRLGGRDLAALWQRALTLGAGLGAPSGEAPSPESIARAAGPDVDAAGLADAISDPGPPGPYSPEGYRRIGALAAELSMLRDHLGHPLPDLVAEVRRVLGVDCEVRAAAMASQIAGGEAWAGTEHLDAFADVVAGYAERCGATDAPATGSAASVAGLLAFLDVADDVENGLAPASVTASRDRVQVLTVHAAKGLEWQVVAVAHLSGGIFPSTASRSTWLTDAAQLPPLLRGDRAAAGVLGIPVLDTADVTNRKQLSDAISAHRDQLEQRRVDEERRLLYVAITRAEDTLLVSGHHWGATGMKPRGPSEFLSELKDIIDRSAAAGDPCGEVDHWAPPPADGERNPLRDDVVEAVWPVDPLAARRGDVERGAQLVARAMTADPAQAGVDVDGWGADVDALLAERANSGAGAGRALPGQVSVSALVDLARDPAGAAQRLIHRLPARPDPHALLGNAFHTWVQQFYGAKWLFDLGDLPGAADADVGDGRELATLQAAFAGSSWAARSPVAVEVPFEMPIGDTVVRGRIDAVFADPDGGATVVDWKTGEPPHGPEAVRQAAVQLAVYRLAWAALSGVPESKVRTAFYYVRAGATISPGDLPGPGELAGLLASSSGAPSADL, from the coding sequence ATGCTGCCCGGCCCATACCAACGGGACGGAACCGCAGTGAGTTTCGCACCCACCCACAGCCCGGCCGACCTGGCGGGCGCGCTGGGCCTGTTCCCGCCCACCGCCGAGCAGGCCGCGGTCATCGCCGCACCGCCCGGTCCTCTCGTCGTGATCGCCGGGGCGGGCGCCGGCAAGACGGAGACGATGGCCGCCCGGGTGGTGTGGCTGGTCGCCAACGGCTACGCCGATCCAGGCCAGGTGCTGGGATTGACCTTCACCCGCAAGGCCGCCGGGCAGCTGTTGCGCCGGGTGCGGTCCCGCCTGGCCCGGTTGAGCGGCCTGAACCTGGACCGTCGCGCCGCGACGGATTTCGAATCGGCCGGCGCCCCGGCGGTCAGCACCTACCATGCGTTCGCCGGCTCGCTGCTGCGCGACTACGGGCTGCTGTTGCCCGTCGAACCCGACACCCGCCTGCTCGGCGAAACCGAGTTGTGGCAGCTCGCTCTCGACGTGGTCAGCGCCTACCGCGGTGAGCTGCGCACCGACAAGACCCCGGCCGCGGTCACCTCGATGGTGCTGCGACTGTGGGGGCAGCTGACCGAGCATCTGGTGGACACGCGCCAGCTTCGCGACACGCACGTGGAGCTGGAGCGGTTGATCCACACGCTGCCGGCCGGTCCCTGCCAACGCGACCGCGGCCCCAGCCAGTGGCTGCTGCGGCTGCTGGACACCCAGACGCAGCGTGCGCAGCTGGTGCCGCTGCTCGACGCGCTGCAGGAGCGCATGCGCGCCGCGAAGGTGATGGACTTCGGCATGCAGATGGCTTCGGCGGCCCGGTTGGCCGCCGATTTCCCGGAGGTGGGCGAGGAGGTGCGCGGCCGCTACCGGGTGGTGTTGCTCGACGAGTACCAGGACACCGGGTACGCCCAGCGGGTGGCGTTGTCGGCGCTGTTCGGGGGCGGGGTCGACGACGGGTTGGCCCTGACCGCGGTCGGCGACCCGATTCAGTCGATCTACGGCTGGCGCGGGGCCTCGGCGACCAACCTGCCGCGGTTCACCACCGACTTCCCCCGCTCCGACGGCACCCCCGCGCCGGCGCTGGAGCTGCGGACCAGTTGGCGCAACCCCCCGCGCACCCTGCACGTGGCCAACGCGATATCGGCGGAGGCGCGCCGACGATCGGTCGCCGTGCATGCGCTGCGGCCACGTCCGGGCGCTCCGCCGGGCACCGTGCGGTGCGCTCTGCTCGCCGACGTGCGCACCGAACGCGAGTGGATCGCCGACCAGGTTCACCGGCAGTATCAGCGGGCCCGGGCCGACGGCGTCGAGCCGCCGACCGCCGCGGTGTTGGTGCGCCGCAACGCCGATGCCGCGCCCGTCGCAGAGGCCCTGCGCGCCCGCGGCATCCCGGTCGAGGTCGTGGGGCTGGCCGGGCTGTTGTCGATCCCCGAGGTCGCTGACGTGGTGGCCATGCTGCGACTGGTCGCCGACCCGGCCGCGGGGGCGGCCGCGCTGCGCGTGCTCACCGGCCCGCGCTGGCGGCTCGGCGGGCGAGACCTTGCTGCGTTGTGGCAGCGCGCCCTGACCCTCGGCGCGGGACTGGGCGCGCCGTCGGGTGAGGCGCCGTCGCCCGAATCGATCGCCCGCGCGGCCGGACCGGACGTCGACGCCGCCGGCCTGGCCGACGCCATCAGCGACCCGGGACCGCCCGGCCCCTATTCCCCCGAGGGTTATCGGCGCATCGGCGCGCTCGCCGCCGAGCTGAGCATGCTGCGCGACCACCTGGGTCACCCGTTGCCCGATCTGGTCGCCGAGGTGCGCCGCGTGCTCGGCGTCGACTGCGAAGTGCGCGCCGCGGCCATGGCGTCCCAGATCGCCGGGGGCGAGGCATGGGCGGGCACCGAACACCTCGACGCCTTCGCGGACGTGGTCGCGGGCTACGCCGAACGCTGCGGCGCGACGGATGCGCCGGCGACGGGGTCGGCGGCATCGGTGGCGGGCCTGCTGGCCTTCCTCGACGTGGCCGACGATGTCGAGAACGGTCTGGCGCCCGCCTCGGTGACGGCGTCGCGGGACCGGGTGCAGGTGCTGACCGTGCACGCCGCGAAGGGATTGGAGTGGCAGGTGGTGGCGGTGGCACATCTCTCGGGTGGCATCTTCCCGTCGACCGCGTCGCGAAGCACGTGGCTGACCGACGCCGCCCAACTGCCACCGCTGCTGCGCGGCGACCGCGCCGCCGCGGGCGTACTGGGCATCCCGGTGCTCGACACCGCGGACGTCACGAACCGAAAGCAGTTGTCTGACGCCATCTCTGCCCATCGCGACCAACTCGAGCAGCGGCGGGTGGACGAGGAGCGCCGGCTTTTGTACGTGGCCATCACGCGCGCCGAGGACACCCTGCTGGTGTCCGGCCACCACTGGGGCGCCACCGGCATGAAGCCGCGGGGCCCGTCGGAGTTCCTTTCCGAGCTCAAGGACATCATCGACCGGTCGGCCGCCGCCGGTGATCCCTGCGGCGAGGTCGACCACTGGGCGCCCCCGCCGGCCGACGGCGAGCGAAACCCGTTGCGCGACGACGTCGTCGAGGCGGTTTGGCCCGTCGACCCGTTGGCGGCACGGCGCGGCGACGTCGAACGCGGGGCGCAGCTGGTGGCCCGGGCGATGACCGCCGATCCCGCGCAGGCCGGCGTCGACGTCGACGGCTGGGGCGCCGACGTCGACGCGTTGCTGGCGGAGCGCGCGAACTCGGGCGCGGGCGCCGGCCGCGCGCTGCCCGGCCAGGTGTCGGTCAGCGCGCTGGTGGATCTTGCGCGCGACCCCGCGGGCGCGGCTCAGCGCCTGATACATCGGCTGCCGGCGCGTCCCGATCCGCATGCATTGCTGGGCAACGCTTTTCACACCTGGGTCCAGCAGTTCTACGGCGCAAAGTGGCTGTTCGACCTCGGTGATCTGCCGGGTGCCGCCGACGCCGATGTCGGCGACGGCCGCGAGCTGGCGACGCTGCAAGCGGCGTTCGCCGGATCGTCGTGGGCCGCCCGCAGCCCCGTGGCGGTCGAGGTGCCGTTCGAGATGCCGATCGGCGACACCGTGGTGCGCGGCCGCATCGACGCGGTGTTCGCCGACCCCGACGGCGGCGCCACCGTGGTCGACTGGAAGACGGGTGAGCCGCCGCACGGGCCGGAGGCCGTGCGGCAGGCCGCCGTCCAGCTCGCCGTCTACCGGCTGGCGTGGGCCGCGTTGTCGGGGGTCCCGGAATCGAAGGTGCGCACCGCGTTCTACTACGTGCGGGCGGGCGCCACGATCTCGCCCGGCGATCTGCCCGGTCCGGGTGAACTGGCGGGGTTGCTGGCCTCGTCGTCCGGCGCCCCGAGCGCAGACCTGTGA
- a CDS encoding alpha/beta fold hydrolase, translated as MTADLHVHRYGPPGPAQVLAIHGLTGHGQRWQHTAGYLPEIAFAAPDLLGHGRSSWAAPWTLDANVTALATLLDSQAGGPVLVVGHSFGGAVAMHLAAARPDLVGAILLLDPAVALDGGWMREIADAMFASPDYPDVEEARMEKASGSWSDVDPALLDAEIDEHLIGLPNGRYGWRVDIPAMMSYWSELARDLVLPPPGTPTTLVRAKQTSPPYVGDRLVAGLQGRLGDDFRLLDFDCNHMVPYARPDDVATLIRELVTDPQGR; from the coding sequence CTGACCGCCGATCTGCACGTGCACCGCTACGGTCCGCCGGGGCCGGCACAAGTCCTGGCGATTCACGGGTTGACCGGCCACGGACAGCGCTGGCAACACACGGCCGGGTATCTGCCCGAGATCGCCTTCGCCGCACCGGATCTGCTCGGCCATGGCCGGTCGTCGTGGGCGGCGCCGTGGACGCTGGACGCCAACGTCACGGCGCTGGCCACGTTGCTCGACTCGCAAGCCGGTGGGCCGGTGCTGGTGGTCGGCCATTCGTTCGGCGGCGCGGTCGCGATGCATCTCGCCGCGGCGCGCCCGGACCTGGTGGGGGCGATACTGCTGCTCGACCCGGCGGTTGCCCTCGACGGCGGGTGGATGCGCGAGATCGCCGATGCGATGTTCGCCTCACCCGACTACCCCGACGTCGAGGAGGCGCGGATGGAGAAGGCGTCGGGGTCATGGTCGGACGTCGACCCCGCGTTGCTGGACGCCGAAATCGACGAGCATCTGATCGGGCTCCCCAACGGGCGTTATGGCTGGCGGGTCGACATTCCGGCGATGATGTCGTACTGGAGCGAGCTGGCCCGCGACCTGGTGCTGCCGCCACCGGGGACGCCGACGACGCTGGTGCGGGCAAAACAGACCTCGCCGCCCTACGTCGGCGATCGCCTGGTCGCGGGACTGCAGGGGCGCCTCGGTGACGATTTCCGGCTCCTGGACTTCGACTGCAACCACATGGTGCCCTACGCCAGGCCCGACGACGTCGCCACCCTGATCCGCGAGCTCGTGACGGATCCGCAGGGCCGCTGA
- a CDS encoding mycoredoxin, producing the protein MTNSAITVYTTSWCGYCHRLMTVLKSSGIPYEAVDIEHDPAAAKFVGSVNGGNMTVPTVKFADGTTMTNPSAAQVKAKLAEVSG; encoded by the coding sequence ATGACCAACTCTGCGATCACCGTCTACACGACGTCGTGGTGCGGCTACTGCCACCGGCTCATGACCGTGCTCAAGTCCAGCGGAATCCCCTACGAGGCGGTCGACATCGAACACGACCCCGCGGCGGCCAAGTTCGTCGGTTCGGTCAACGGCGGCAACATGACGGTGCCGACCGTGAAGTTCGCCGACGGGACGACGATGACCAACCCGAGCGCGGCACAGGTCAAGGCGAAGCTGGCCGAAGTCAGCGGCTGA
- a CDS encoding potassium channel family protein, whose protein sequence is MGNGRSRRLSGLDETLAAQPGHQLVGVLRIPEEHGSPFRVIARRVAIALVVLFAAALIVYLDRSGYRDVRGERLTFLDTVYFAAVSLSTTGYGDITPYTETARLTHTLIFTPLRIAFLAVLVGTTLEVLSERSRQAWKIQRWRSRVRNHTIVIGYGTKGKTAVAAIVGDEASQGEIVVVDTDRTALEHAATAGLVTVHGDATKADVLRLAGAQHAVSIIVATSRDDTAVLVTLTARELAPTAKIVASIREAENQHLLQQSGADSVVVSSETAGRLLGLATTTPSVVEMIEDLLTPDMGLAIAEREVEQTEVGGSPRHLRDIVLGVVRDGHLLRIGAPEVDAIEATDRLLYIRNAGH, encoded by the coding sequence GTGGGCAACGGTAGGTCGCGCAGGCTGAGCGGTCTCGACGAGACGCTGGCGGCCCAACCGGGTCATCAACTGGTCGGCGTGCTGCGAATCCCCGAGGAGCACGGCAGCCCGTTCCGCGTCATCGCGCGACGGGTGGCGATCGCGCTGGTGGTCCTGTTCGCGGCCGCCCTCATCGTCTACCTGGACCGCAGCGGCTACCGCGATGTGCGCGGCGAGCGGCTGACGTTCCTGGACACCGTCTACTTCGCGGCGGTGTCCCTGTCGACGACGGGCTACGGCGACATCACCCCATACACGGAGACCGCGCGCCTGACCCACACCCTGATCTTCACGCCGCTGCGGATCGCCTTCCTGGCCGTGTTGGTCGGCACGACGCTCGAGGTCCTCTCCGAGCGGTCCCGGCAGGCGTGGAAGATCCAGCGTTGGAGGAGCAGAGTGCGCAACCACACCATCGTCATCGGCTACGGGACCAAGGGGAAGACGGCGGTGGCCGCGATCGTGGGTGACGAGGCCTCGCAAGGCGAAATCGTCGTCGTCGACACCGACAGGACGGCGCTCGAGCACGCGGCGACCGCGGGCCTGGTCACGGTGCACGGCGACGCCACCAAGGCCGACGTGCTGAGGCTGGCCGGGGCGCAGCACGCGGTCTCGATCATCGTGGCCACCAGCCGCGACGACACCGCCGTGCTGGTCACGCTGACGGCGCGCGAACTCGCGCCCACGGCCAAGATCGTCGCCTCGATCCGGGAGGCCGAGAACCAGCACCTGCTGCAGCAGTCGGGAGCGGACTCGGTGGTGGTCTCCTCGGAGACCGCCGGCCGGCTGCTCGGGCTGGCCACGACGACGCCCAGCGTCGTGGAGATGATCGAGGACCTGCTCACACCGGACATGGGGCTGGCAATCGCTGAACGTGAGGTCGAGCAGACCGAGGTCGGGGGATCGCCGCGGCACCTTCGCGACATCGTGCTCGGTGTGGTGCGCGACGGTCACCTGCTGCGCATCGGTGCGCCCGAGGTGGACGCCATCGAGGCGACCGACCGGCTGTTGTACATCCGGAACGCGGGGCACTAG